The genomic stretch GATGATGTATGGATTTACTATATGGGCCCGCGGGGACTTGAACCCCGGATCTCCACCGTGTGAGGGTGGCGTCCTAACCAGGCTAGACGACGGGCCCATACCATATTTTCCTTTTAGCCTTATATAGTTTCTTATAATCTGTTAAGCAAATCAAAAAGTAAAAATTAGAACATTACAGATTTATAATCTGGTTCAATCTTTATATTTAGTACGTTTAATTTATTTTCATCTAAGTTTTCTAATTCCATTTTTAGCTCATTAACACTCTGTATTGTTTTTGCATTCAGACTTTTCTCTAGAATTTCATCTTTAATATCAAGGTTTGAAGTAGTTCTACTTATAGTTGGAATATCAGATGAGATTGCGTCTATTGTTGTACTTCCATTATCATTTAATATTAGTAGAACTCCACGGCTCTTATTCAACCTATTTTGAATAATTGATAGGTTTTGCATTACCCCTTGTAAATCTGTAATTCCTAAAATCTTATTGTTTGGTGCTCTTACGATACCACTAACAGCTATATTTCTTTCTAGTAAGGATTCACTAGTTATCCAACTAAAAGGCTTCTCTATAGGTAATCTTACAAAATCTATTGTGGGAGCAGTTAGATCTATGAAAATCTTATCAAATTTAAATTGCTGTATAACCCTTACTACATCATAAGGCCATAAACCTCCATGAGAATCTAAAATGTGTATTTTTCTATATATCTTTATCTTATCAGCGGAACCTCTCTTTACGGGTTCCTTAATTTTAGCCTTAAGTTGTGTTAGTAGCTCTTTTAAGAATAATCCCGTATCTGCTACTACTGGCATTTGCGGAATAAAAACTTTGCCTATATCTTCACCATCAACATTATTATGAACAAGATAGCCTTTGAATTTCATTGACCAGCCTGCTGTAGACAGTTGTGTAAATCTTGTTCCTAGAGCTAGTATCAAATCGGCTTCATCAAGTAGTCTGCCTCCTTCTTCTGTAGCAAATAAACCTAATCCTTCACCAGCATAAAGTGGATGTGATGCTGGTAATACTCCTTTGCTTCTAAAAGTAGCTATGACTGGTGCATCTAATAATTCAGCAAGCTCTTTTAATTCAGTAAAAGAGTTAGAAGCTAAAACACCATAACCAGCAATAATTACTAGTGACTTCGAATTTGATAATATTTCTGCAACCTTTGCTACTGTGGTCTTATCCGGAGTTTTCTTTTCTGGCTTCTGCTCAGCAGGAGATAAAGGATAGGCTTTCAACCTAAATAAATCTTCTGCTATTTCTATATAAACTGGTCTATTTCTATTACTTAATGCTTCCTTGTAACCTTTCTCTATAGTTATTATAATTTCTTCTATACTAACAACTCTTTCACGCATCTTTGTTATAGGAGCTAATATATTCATTAAATCATCTTGGTTCTTTAACTCAGCGATTCTACTTCTACCAGTGTCTCTATATGATCTTAGAGTTGAAACAAGCAGAAGTGGTACAGAGTCCATAAATGCTTGTGCTATTATATCAATAGCCTCTGTTAAATAAACACCAGGAGATTGTAAAACCACTCCAAGGGTATTATATTCCCTTGCAAAGGAATCGGCTAACATCACAGCCTCTCTAGCATTTGACGTATAATTTATATTGATTTCGTATTGTTTAAGTCTTTCAGCCAAAAATGATGGAAGAGTATAAGACGAAAATATCTCTTTGATTTCTAACTCCTTAAAAGTATAAGCAATTGCTTCGTCTCCTTTTGTTTCTCTTCCTATTGTCTCCTCCTTTCTTTTGGGTTGACTCACAAGATTATACAACCAAAGTAAAGTATAAATTTTTTAAATAAGCCGGGGGCGGGATTCGAACCCGCGAAATAACGGGTATCTGCAATAAACTCTGCGGCCCGCCGCCTTAACCTCTCGGCCACCCCGGCATATATCCAAATTATGTTTTACATTATCGAGCTAAAATATTTTAATGTTAACTTATGCATTTTAGAGCGTGAGAAAGTGATTCCTTTTTCAAAAATAGGAGATATATTGGCTGAAATAAAAGGATTAACAGATTTTGTAATAATCGGTGATACCATAGTAGATTTGAGTTTAGGTAGAAAGGGTACCGATAGTGATGTTGATCTCTTTATGCTTGGCTTAAGTGTATTAGTTGATGAAGATAAAATACGTGAATTCGCTTTTGAGAGAGGTTGGGATTTCGGTAAAACACCTATAGATACACCTAGAATTATAGCTTCAGTCGACGATGACCAGTTACAAATAGATATGTATGAAAATATTCAAGATTTTTTTGTCCCTGAAGAAATAATAAGCAGCGCCATTGAAATGAGAGTAGGCAAAGAGAAATTTAAGATAATAAGACTAGAAGATTACATTTTACTCAAAGCTAATGCTTTTAGAGAAGAAGATGAGGACGAATTGAAAACCATAGTTTACTTAATAGGTGAAGGAAAACTTAATATAGATAAAAAATACTTAGAGTCTCATATAGATCTTTTTGAAGAAAATTCAAAAAGTATACGAGA from Sulfolobus sp. S-194 encodes the following:
- a CDS encoding thiamine pyrophosphate-binding protein, which codes for MSQPKRKEETIGRETKGDEAIAYTFKELEIKEIFSSYTLPSFLAERLKQYEININYTSNAREAVMLADSFAREYNTLGVVLQSPGVYLTEAIDIIAQAFMDSVPLLLVSTLRSYRDTGRSRIAELKNQDDLMNILAPITKMRERVVSIEEIIITIEKGYKEALSNRNRPVYIEIAEDLFRLKAYPLSPAEQKPEKKTPDKTTVAKVAEILSNSKSLVIIAGYGVLASNSFTELKELAELLDAPVIATFRSKGVLPASHPLYAGEGLGLFATEEGGRLLDEADLILALGTRFTQLSTAGWSMKFKGYLVHNNVDGEDIGKVFIPQMPVVADTGLFLKELLTQLKAKIKEPVKRGSADKIKIYRKIHILDSHGGLWPYDVVRVIQQFKFDKIFIDLTAPTIDFVRLPIEKPFSWITSESLLERNIAVSGIVRAPNNKILGITDLQGVMQNLSIIQNRLNKSRGVLLILNDNGSTTIDAISSDIPTISRTTSNLDIKDEILEKSLNAKTIQSVNELKMELENLDENKLNVLNIKIEPDYKSVMF
- a CDS encoding nucleotidyltransferase; the encoded protein is MIPFSKIGDILAEIKGLTDFVIIGDTIVDLSLGRKGTDSDVDLFMLGLSVLVDEDKIREFAFERGWDFGKTPIDTPRIIASVDDDQLQIDMYENIQDFFVPEEIISSAIEMRVGKEKFKIIRLEDYILLKANAFREEDEDELKTIVYLIGEGKLNIDKKYLESHIDLFEENSKSIRDRLALIGIKI